A region of the Acidobacteriota bacterium genome:
CACCGCCTACCTCGACGCCTTCCTCGAGGCGAAGACCGACCTGGTCCCGTGGGGCTATCCGTGCGTGCGGGTCGAAGGGGGCATGACCACGTCCCAGGGTACGGACGCGGACACCTGCGAGGCCGGCCTGCCGGCCGGCGTCAACATCGCCAACCGCCGCTTCGTGGTCGATGAAGTGCTCGGCTCGGTGGTTGTCTGGTGCACGTTCGGCGCCGGCGGCCCGGGAGGCATGACGGGCGCGCCCGACACCCACCTCTTCCGGATGGAGAACGGCAGGCTGCGCTACGTGCACACGCTGACGCATCTCAAGATGAGCGACTTCCGGGGCCCCACCGGCACCAACGCCGACAACCCGGCGCCGAAACGGTGACCCTGCCGGGCGATTCCGCAGTCGCCCGCCGCTCAGCCTGAGGCGGGGAGGGAGCCATACGCGCGCCGCAGCGGCGGGCGCGCCGCTTCCTCCCCGCCGTGATCCGGAAAATCCCCGCTCCGTCCCCTTCCCCGCTCCTTCTTCAACGGTGCCGCCTTCGGCCTCAGATCCTCCCCAGCGCCTTGAGAACCCTGTCCGGCGTCGTGGGATAATCCAGCACCCATTTGCCGGTGGCGTTGTATATCGCCGATACCGTGATCCCGGACATGGCGGCGCCGACATTCTCCCCCAGCCCATAGGAGCCGTATGCGGCGTATCCCAGATGGCTCTCATTGATCAGACAGCGGGCCCGCGCGTAATCGTTCATGGTGCCCAGATGGTATCCGATCAGATCATAATTCAGGGCGACGCCGGTCCGCGGGCAGTAGACATGCTCCTCGGTGGCGCTTCTTCCCAACCCCATGATCGATCCGCCGTACTGCTGCGCCGCGGCTCCCCGTGGATTGAACAGATGGCCGACGTCATTGACGCAGACGACCTGGGTCACCTCGACCTGCCCGGTTTCCGTATCCACCTCGACCTCTATGAAATGCGCCTGCCGTGCCATCGCCAACAGCTCCGGATGAGGCTTGCCGTCGACCGTCAGCCCATAGAGCACTCCGGCTACCGGATGAGAGATCGGTGGATCCGTCACCCAAAACGGATCGGCGACTTCCCGTACCGTCTTGCGGTTTTCGGGATTTGCCTTTTCAAAAACGATGCTGTCCCGGATGTCCAGATCCCCGCTCCTTAAATTCGGAAAAAGCGGAGGCTGGGCCGGACTGTTATAGAGGCCCGGTTTCGTCCGGACGGCATAGTCCAGGATTTTTTTGCGGATTTCCCTGGCGGCCAAAACCAACTGGGTCGTGATATAGGGCGTGCCGAAGGAACCGCCGATCTGCCATAAATGATAGTTCGTGTTGTCCGACCGGCGCTCCTGCATCACGGTGTCCTCATACTTGAGGCCGATCTCCGTCGCCACGCATTTGCGCGCGCCGGATTCCGTATCGATCCCCATATCGCTCCGGATGCCGATGATGGCGGCCTTGCCGTGGCGCAGGGTCACGCAGGCAAAGGAGATCCCCGGGATAGGAGCATGCCAATGCCATTCATTGACATGCATGAAACCCATTCCATGCATCCTGCCGTTCGGCAATCTCCTGCTTCCGGGCTCATGCCAGTTCCTGTCCCAATCGATGGCCCACTTCCCCTTTTCAATGACTTCCTGGAGACTCCATCGCTGGGGGAAACCATTTTCCCTCTGATAGCGCGTAACCCAATCCCAGTCATGGCCGTTACAGCCGTCGTTTTTCAGCGCGACCTCCGTGGGGTCCAATCCCAGTTCCGCGGAGACCCGATCGAACATGACGTTGTGCGGAACACAGGTGTGCGCTCCGTGGCGGATACACATGGAGTGCCCCTTGTTGATCAGCGCCCATTCCTGGGTGGCGAGAATATTGGGAATCCTGGTGCTGACATGGGTCTTTTCGATGGCCGGGTTTCGGATTCCGATCATATGCCAATGCGAGGCGGTGATCGTGCCGTCCTTTTTCACACCGACTTTGCATCGGAAAGTCCCGGCATCGTCGCCGCCGCAATAATAGCCGCTTTCATCGTACAGCAGCTTGACCGGCCTTCCGGAAGCGCGCCGCGCCAGGATGGCGGCCAGGCGGACAAAAGAATAGGAATAGGCCAGCCAGGCAAATCCGCCGAACCAGGATCCCTGGTAAGGCATCGTGACCGAAATCCTGGTCCAATCGGCGATGGCGGGCTGCGTTTTTTCGCGAATGGAATTCGGTTCCGTCAGCGCGCCCTGGGGAATGTCCTGATGATGAACCCACAGGTCCAGGAATTCGCCTCGCCATTGCGCGACGCATGCGGCCGCTTCTACGCCCGCCGTGGAGTTTCGAGCGCGTGTGACCGTGTATTCGATGATTTTATCCGCGTCCGTGAATCCCTTTTCGACATCGCCGAACTCCTCCCGGTCGGTCAATACCGTGTTGGGATCCCTGGCCCCGGGGTTCATGCGCAGCACCTCCGG
Encoded here:
- a CDS encoding molybdopterin-dependent oxidoreductase, whose amino-acid sequence is MLEYRPWTWKIPENSDAMTPAMTRQDAYERVSGQAVFTRDVCLPGMLHAKILLSPYAHARIASIDSREAEALTGVRDILKFGDPDIAFDNENGPYFEVSRNYNILTLPRTGDFYQHPMGVVVVADSEEVCDRALRLIKITWEELPFILDMEDALKPGAPRIMPEVLRMNPGARDPNTVLTDREEFGDVEKGFTDADKIIEYTVTRARNSTAGVEAAACVAQWRGEFLDLWVHHQDIPQGALTEPNSIREKTQPAIADWTRISVTMPYQGSWFGGFAWLAYSYSFVRLAAILARRASGRPVKLLYDESGYYCGGDDAGTFRCKVGVKKDGTITASHWHMIGIRNPAIEKTHVSTRIPNILATQEWALINKGHSMCIRHGAHTCVPHNVMFDRVSAELGLDPTEVALKNDGCNGHDWDWVTRYQRENGFPQRWSLQEVIEKGKWAIDWDRNWHEPGSRRLPNGRMHGMGFMHVNEWHWHAPIPGISFACVTLRHGKAAIIGIRSDMGIDTESGARKCVATEIGLKYEDTVMQERRSDNTNYHLWQIGGSFGTPYITTQLVLAAREIRKKILDYAVRTKPGLYNSPAQPPLFPNLRSGDLDIRDSIVFEKANPENRKTVREVADPFWVTDPPISHPVAGVLYGLTVDGKPHPELLAMARQAHFIEVEVDTETGQVEVTQVVCVNDVGHLFNPRGAAAQQYGGSIMGLGRSATEEHVYCPRTGVALNYDLIGYHLGTMNDYARARCLINESHLGYAAYGSYGLGENVGAAMSGITVSAIYNATGKWVLDYPTTPDRVLKALGRI